The Triticum dicoccoides isolate Atlit2015 ecotype Zavitan chromosome 6A, WEW_v2.0, whole genome shotgun sequence genome has a window encoding:
- the LOC119318331 gene encoding probable E3 ubiquitin-protein ligase HIP1 isoform X1 yields the protein MGLMAGMLPGVEFARRRRLRPAAEAPCAGARRPASLGMFGHDHAHLGSSGFAMQRSGVGEEAWTTQLDGIAREAKERLDHKLRSQRESVVKRRHSTGSLRLPAPSSTTSDHPAKDTAGAASALQREVFTKRGGGRRFSWGRRKEQHQQQAECAVCLEEFRAGDVLAHLPCAHRFHWACAVPWVQAASRCPFCRAAVRLADHQHV from the exons atgggCCTCATGGCCGGGATGCTCCCTGGCGTCGAGTttgccaggaggaggaggctccggCCGGCGGCGGAGGCCCCGTGCGccggcgcgcggcggccggcgtCGCTCGGCATGTTCGGGCACGACCACGCCCACCTCGGCTCGTCAGGTTTTGCGATG CAGAGGAGCGGCGTGGGCGAGGAGGCGTGGACGACGCAGCTGGACGGCATCGCCCGGGAGGCCAAGGAGAGGCTGGATCACAAGCTCAGGAGCCAGAGAGAATCTGTGGTCAAGAG GCGCCACAGCACGGGAAGCCTCCGGCTCCCGGCCCCGTCGAGCACCACCAGCGACCACCCGGCCAAGGACACGGCAGGGGCGGCGAGCGCCCTGCAGCGGGAGGTGTTCACGAagagaggcggcggccggcggttcAGCTGGGGCCGGAGGAAGGAGCAGCATCAGCAGCAGGCGGAGTGCGCGGTGTGCCTGGAGGAGTTCCGGGCCGGGGACGTGCTGGCGCACCTCCCCTGCGCGCACCGCTTCCACTGGGCCTGCGCCGTGCCCTGGGTCCAGGCCGCCTCCCGCTGCCCCTTCTGCCGCGCCGCCGTCCGCCTCGCCGACCACCAGCATGTCTAG
- the LOC119318331 gene encoding probable E3 ubiquitin-protein ligase HIP1 isoform X2 translates to MGLMAGMLPGVEFARRRRLRPAAEAPCAGARRPASLGMFGHDHAHLGSSGFAMRSGVGEEAWTTQLDGIAREAKERLDHKLRSQRESVVKRRHSTGSLRLPAPSSTTSDHPAKDTAGAASALQREVFTKRGGGRRFSWGRRKEQHQQQAECAVCLEEFRAGDVLAHLPCAHRFHWACAVPWVQAASRCPFCRAAVRLADHQHV, encoded by the exons atgggCCTCATGGCCGGGATGCTCCCTGGCGTCGAGTttgccaggaggaggaggctccggCCGGCGGCGGAGGCCCCGTGCGccggcgcgcggcggccggcgtCGCTCGGCATGTTCGGGCACGACCACGCCCACCTCGGCTCGTCAGGTTTTGCGATG AGGAGCGGCGTGGGCGAGGAGGCGTGGACGACGCAGCTGGACGGCATCGCCCGGGAGGCCAAGGAGAGGCTGGATCACAAGCTCAGGAGCCAGAGAGAATCTGTGGTCAAGAG GCGCCACAGCACGGGAAGCCTCCGGCTCCCGGCCCCGTCGAGCACCACCAGCGACCACCCGGCCAAGGACACGGCAGGGGCGGCGAGCGCCCTGCAGCGGGAGGTGTTCACGAagagaggcggcggccggcggttcAGCTGGGGCCGGAGGAAGGAGCAGCATCAGCAGCAGGCGGAGTGCGCGGTGTGCCTGGAGGAGTTCCGGGCCGGGGACGTGCTGGCGCACCTCCCCTGCGCGCACCGCTTCCACTGGGCCTGCGCCGTGCCCTGGGTCCAGGCCGCCTCCCGCTGCCCCTTCTGCCGCGCCGCCGTCCGCCTCGCCGACCACCAGCATGTCTAG